From the genome of Thermaerobacter marianensis DSM 12885:
GGCCAGCAACTCGAGCACCTGGGCTTCCACCGTGACGTCCAGAGCCGTGGTGGGTTCGTCCGCAATCAGCAATTCCGGCTCGCAAGCCACCGCCGCCGCGATGGCCACCCTCTGCCGCTGCCCGCCGGACAGCTGATGGGGATAGCGGCGCAGCATGGCTTCAGGGTCGGGCAAGCCGACCAGGTCGAAGACCTCCTGGGCCCGCCGGTAAGCCTCCCGCCAGGATACGCGGTGGTGCACGCGGACCACCCGGGCCACCTGCTCGCCGACGGTGAAGACGGGGTTCAACGCGGTGGCCGGATCTTGAAACACCATGGCGATGCGGCGGCCCCGGATCTGCCGCAACTGGGCCTCGGGCAGGCTGAGCAAGTCGACCCCGGCGAAACGGGCGCTACCGCCGACCCGGGCGAGCCCCGGCGGCAGCAGCCGCAGCAGAGCCAGGCCGGCGCTGGACTTGCCGCAGCCCGACTCGCCGACCAGGCCGACGACTTGGCCGCGGTCCACCGCGAGATGTTCCATTTCCAAGGCGCGCAGCCATCCGCCCGGCATCCGGTAGTCCACCGTCAGGTTCTCGATCTCCAGCAGCACAGCCACGGGCCCGTCCTCCTCCCAACCGGTGCCCCTGCCCCCAGCGCGGCTCCCTGGCGCAGCCAAGGGCTCCCGTCGGCTCCCGCCCCTGTCGAACCGGCCCAGCGACCCTCACCCCGGCCGGCACCTTTACATCACAGCACGCGCCGCACGCCTTTGGGATCCAATGCCTCCCGCAACCCGTCGCCCAGCAGGTTGAAGGCGAGGACCGTCAGAAAGATGGCCAACCCCGGAAAGGTGACGTACCAGGGATGGTCCAGGAAAAAGGTCCGGCCGGTGCTGATCATAAGCCCCCACTCAGGCTGGGGCGGTTGGGCGCCCAAGCCAAGGAACGACAAGGCGGCAAAGGTCAGGATCACGGAGCCGAAATCGAGGGACGCCTGCACCACCACCGGCACCCAGGCATTGGGAAGAATGTGCCGGGCGATGATGGCCAGCGGCCGTACGCCCGCAGCGCGGGCCGCCTCGACGAAGGGCCGCTCCCGCAAGCTGACCGCCTCGCCGCGCACCAGCCGGGTGTACCAGGGCCACCACGACAAGGCGATGGCCAGGGTCGCGCTGTTCACCGACGGTTCCAGCATGGCGGCGAAGACGATGGCCAGCAGAAGGGGCGGGAAGCTGAGGAAGATGTCGGTGACCCGCATGATGCCTTCGTCCAACCAGCCGCCGGCATACCCCGCCAACGCCCCCAGAGGCACCCCGATGAGTACCGCCAAGCTGATGGCCAGAAGGCCCGCCCGTAGGGACAGCCGGGCGCCGAAGAGGATGCGGGACAACAGATCACGCCCTAAATCGTCCGTTCCGAGCCAGTGCCGGGCGCTGGGCGGCTCCAGCCGCTGGTCGGGATGGACCGCGTCCCCAGCGTCGGCAGGATAGGGAGCCAGCACCGGGGCCAGCAGCGCCGCCGCCAGCAAAAGCAGGGCCAGCACGAGGCCCGCGGCCGTCAGCGGGTTCTTCCATAACTGACGCCAGGCCGCCATCCCGACTTCCCTCCTCCCTGCCCGCACGGCGCAAGCCGTCACCGCGGCGCAGCACGATGTGCAACCTGCCTCCACCGCGCCACCGGCCCCACCTGGCACCAACCCGGTTGGCGGGGTTAGCGCAGCGCGATGCGCGGGTCGAGCCACGCCTGCAGCACATCGACCACGAGATTGAGCATGACGTAGGCGGTCGCCACCAGGATGGTGACGCCCATGATGGCGGGGTAATCCCCGGCCACCAAGGCGTTGGCGGCGTAGCGGCCCAGACCCGGCCATCCAAAGACGGCCTCGACCAGGAAGGCCCCCGTTAAGGAGTAACCGAAGGACAAGCCCACCACCGTGAGCACCGGTCCCAGGGCGGGCTTAAGGGCGTAGCGAAAGAGGATGGTCCCCTCGCCCACCCCCAGCGCTCGAGCGTTGCGGATGTGGTCTTCCGCGAGGACCTCCGCCAGCGACGCCCGCACCATCCGCATCACCAAGCCGATGGGATAGGCGGCCAGGGCCACGGCCGGCAGCACCAGGTGCCGGCCCGCTTCGACCACCAGCGCCCAGTCCCCGACCAGTAAACCGTCCAGCACGTAAGCCCCGGTGATCACCCGCACCGGATGAACCAGCTGGAAGGTGGTATCCAGTCGTCCCTGCAGGGGGAACCAGCCCAGTTGCCGGAAGAAGACGAGCTGCAACAACAGGGCCAACCAGAACGTAGGCATCGAAACTCCGGCGATGGCCCCGAGGCGCGACAGGTGGTCGGGAAGCCGATCGCGATACCGCGCCCCCACCACGCCCAGGGGAACCCCCACCAGGAAGGCCAGCAGGGTGCTGGCCACCACCAGCTCTAAGGTGGGAGGGAGGTAGGCCATGAGGTCGGACAGCACAGGTTGGTGGGTGACCACCGCCGTTCCCCAATCGCCCCGCAGCAACCGGGCCACGTAGTCGACATACTGAACCGGTACCGGCCGGTCAAGGCCGAGTTCTTCCCGCGCCCGGGCGATCTGTTCGGCTGTGGCGTGGGGACCGACCCAGCGGGCGGCTGGGTCGGCGGGGATGACCTGGGCCGCGAGAAAGGTCACCACCGTCACCCCCGCCAAAACGCCGACGGCCAGGACCAGCCGCCTTACGATGTATCGCCAGAACGCGATGCCCAAAAGGCCCACCCGCCTGCCTGGACGATCTTGATTCGGGCATTTTCAGCCCGTTTGCGAAGTTCGCTCGACCCCACCTGCTCGGTCGCACCTACTCGCGGTAGACGTCGTACCAGAAGACCACGTTGGGGTACGCCGGGTTGTCCACGTAGCCTTTCAGCGAACGCTTCTTGACCCGGGCGTACTGCAGGTCGTAGATAGGGATGACCGGTACGTCATCAAACAGGATCTGGTCCGCCTGCCGGTACAACGCCACCGCCCGGTCGCGATCCGTCGCCGCCACCTTCGCCGCCTCGTCAATCAGCTGGTCGAAGCGGGGGTTCCGGTAGTAGGACAGGTTGAAGACGATCTCGTCTTCCGAGTGGAACATGTTCCGGAAGAAGGTATCCGGGGTCGGGTACTCCGGCCACCAGTAGAACAGCAGGATGTCTTGCCGCTGCTCCGGCTGGGGGGACTTGGCCAGGTCCCATTGTGCCTCCCACGGCATGCCCCGGACCTCGACTTCAACGCCCAGGCTGCGCAGGTTGGCGGCATAGAGTTCAGCGATCTGACGCTGGGCATCGTCCCCCGAGGTATAGGTGATGAGCAGCTTGTGGTCGATGCCGCCGGCCTGTTCCAGGAGCTGGCGCGCCTTATCCAGGTCCTGGCTACGCGTGGGCAGGTCGGCGGAGTGGCCCCACAGGCCGGCGGGAACGACGCCCCGGGCCTGGGTGGCGTAGCCCGCCGCCACGTCCTGCACCGCCGCCTCGTAGGGGAAGGCCCAAGCCAACGCTTCCCGGACCTGACGGTCCTTAAGCTTCTCGGTGTTCAACAGGGCGAGAAGGTTCTGATAGGACGGCGCGGTCACCACTTCGACCTGGGGGTGGTTGGCCAGCGCCTCCAGACTATCGAAGGGAAGCTGGTTGACGAAGTCGGCCTCGCCCGCTTCCACCGCCTGCCGGCGGGTGCCGGGGTCCTCGATAGTCCGGAACACGATGTGGCGGAAATGCTTACCGTCCCAACCCTGCCAGTAGTCGTCGAAACGGGTTAGGACCAGGTCCCCACCCTTGGTCCACGACTGCACGGTATAGGGACCGGTACCCGCATCGTGCCCGGCGTTGAACCATTCCTCGCCGCCCTGGGACTCCGCGTAGTCCGCGTCGTAGATGAAGGCCCCGTACCCGGCCGCAGCGATCAGATCCAGGGGCGCCGGGTACTTCAGGTGGAACACCACGGTGTATTTGTCCTTGGCCTCGATGCGGTCCACCGGCGCCCAGATGAACGATGCGCCCCGACCGCGCCGGATCGTCCGCTCGATGGCCTTTTTCACGTGTTCCGCCGTCATCTCGGCTCCCGAACCGTGAAACTTCACCCCCTGCCGGAGGTGAAAGGTCCAGGTCAGGCCGTCGGGCGAGCTCTCCCACGACGTCGCCAGGAGGGGCTTCACGGTGCCGTCCGGCTGTGCCCGCACCAGGGTTTCGTACATGTTGTTCATGGCGATGATCTCATTGGAGAAGCTGTCGGCAGGGTCCCAAAACACCATGACCTCCGACGAGCTGGCGTAGACGGCCACATCGTTGGCGCCATCACCGCCCGCACCCGCTGTGTCTTGGCCCTGCCCCGCCGGATTACCGCCGCAGCCCCCGGCGAAGACGGCCACTGTGGCCAGTGCAGCCACCACAGAGGCCCACCGCCGGCGCACTCCCCGCCGAACCCCCGGGTACTGGCGACCGGCCGGTTCGCGGGCCGCAAGGCGAGCTTTCGGGACCGAATCACCCCACAGCGCCACCGGGCTCCCTCCCCTGCGAGCCGGGGCCGGTCTGCGTCGCCCCGACCCGGTGTATGGCCATGGTGATTCGATGCCCGGGCGACGAGTCCTGCCGCAGCGGACAAAAAAATGCGCTTTGGATGCAACAAAGCGCCACCAAAATTCGGTAGGGAACAGACACGCGGCCGCCCGCGCCAGCGCACCGTGGGGTGGTGACGGCGTCGAGATCCGGTCCCTTCCCAGGGTGAGTCGGCCGCCGGGTGACCGCATGCCCGCCGGCTTCATCGGCCAAGTTGCGCTCGCAGAACCTCCAGCGCCTTCTCGGCGTGCCGGCTGGCCGGGATCCCCCGCAGCACATCGAGAACCCGCCCGTCGGGCCCGATCACGAACGTCACCCGGTCGAGCAGGGGGACGAACCGGCCGATGACCGGCAGGTCCCGCCGCACCCCGTACGCGGCGGCCAGGCGCCGGTCGGGGTCCGAAATGAGCCGGAAGGGCAGGCGATGCCACTGGCGGAATCGGCGGTGGGTTGCGGGCAGGTCCGGGCTGACGCCCAGCACCACGGCCCCCAGGGCTTCCAGGTCGGCATAGCGGTCGCGGAAGTGGCAGGCTTCCGCCGTGCACCCGGGCGTATGGTCTTTAGGATAGAAGTACAGGACCACGGGCCTTCCCCGGAAGTCCGCGAGGCGAACCAGCCGGCCCGCATCGTCGACGGCGGTGAAGTCGGGGGCGGGGTCACCCGGGGTGAGCATGGGGATCCTCTCCTGGATTCACTTGGACCGAAGGACGGGTACCACTTCGGGGCACACCATGGCGAGATGCAAATGGCGGGCACAGGTTCCGCCTTCCCGGATCGTAACCCGTCCGGGCACAGGGAGCCCCCGTCGATCCAGCGGTCCATGAACCGGCGGTAACCGGTACACCCGGCCGAGGGGCCGTCTTTGTCCGACCTCGGCTCGGCCATCGTGTGGTCCGAAGCGCCATGTCGTTCTGGACATCATGGTGTCATGACACCGTCAGCACCGCGATGACGACGTTCACAAGAACGAGGATGATGGCCGCGGCTATAAGCGCCAGGGGCGTCGCCACCACCCACCACAGGACCCCACGGCCGCCGCGGTTCCCGCCCGGTGACAGCCGGGCGGCCGCAACCAGCCCGAGGCCGGCCACCGCAAGCCACAGGGTTAGCCACACTAGCGGTCCGCCCGGCGCAGCATAGGATACGGACATCATCCCCCGCCTCCTTCGTCCGTGATTCCGCACAACGACCCTTTTCTTCGACCGCCCGTTTCCTAGTGATTGGTCGATGCGATCCGCTCACACCCTTTCCCTGCGGGCGACGCACACCCCCTTGCGGACCCCTGCCATGCAGGGGACACTAGCCCCTGGGCAGTGGACCCGCGCCGATCTGGTCCTGGACATGACGGTCCCGCCCGTAGTCACCTCCTTACCCGCCCTGCCCCTCGACGCGCCGCAGCAGCCCCTCAAGGTCCGGCCAGCCGTATCCCCACTCCTCCAGCTTCACCCCGCCGATCTCGATGGTCCGGCTGCGGACGAGGACTCCGCCCAGGGACTCGTAGAAACGGCGGTATGGGTTCTGCGCCAGCACCCACACCAGCATCGACCCGTGCCCGCGCCCCAGGAGTTCCCGGACCACGGCCGCCACCAGCCGCCGGCCCACGCCGCGCCCCTGGTACTCCTTCAGCACGTAGATGGCGCCCAGCTCGCCCCGGAACTCCGGGTGGCCCGATCGCTCCGGGCCGGCGGCGGCAAAGCCTACCACCTGCCCCCGGGTTTCCACGGGAGCGTCTCCCTTCCGGGTCGCTCCCCCTCGCCGTCCCGGCTCGGCCGACCGGCTCCCGTCCTCCTGCGCAGCCGCCCCGCGTTCCCGGGAGCCCTCGCTGTACCCGGCACCACCGGCCTCCCAGCCCGCGCCGCCCCCATCTCCCTCCCCAGCACCGCCACCCGGTGGCACCCCGTCCCCATCTACTGCCACCACCACGAAGGACGAACCGTCATCGCCCGCATCGCGGGCGATGACGTCCTGCCACCACCGGGCCCGGGGTTCCTCCTCCATGGCATCCAGATACGCGTCGGGGATCAGCCCCCGGTAGGTGCTGCGCCACGTGGCCACCTGCACCCGGGCGATGCCGGCCGCGTCGGCCGGCATCGCCCGGCGAACGTCGATCCCCACGGGATGCTTACCCCCATGCTCCAGGCCTCGTGCTCCAGACCGCACAGGGCACAAGGTCTCCCGCAGCGTCCAAGGTGTCTCGCGCAGCACGGTGCAGCGCCCTTGAGCGGCCGGGCCCTTGCCGCGTCGCCTACCCCGCCCGATGCCGTCGCCGTAACGGGCTGCTGCCGTGGCGCTCGGTGGTGTCGCCCACAGGCCTCCATGCCGGTGAGTCGAGCCCCGCGGACAGGATCCCGCGGGATGGACGGTTTACCGGCTTAGATCTGGCCCGTGACCACGGCCA
Proteins encoded in this window:
- a CDS encoding ABC transporter ATP-binding protein yields the protein MAVLLEIENLTVDYRMPGGWLRALEMEHLAVDRGQVVGLVGESGCGKSSAGLALLRLLPPGLARVGGSARFAGVDLLSLPEAQLRQIRGRRIAMVFQDPATALNPVFTVGEQVARVVRVHHRVSWREAYRRAQEVFDLVGLPDPEAMLRRYPHQLSGGQRQRVAIAAAVACEPELLIADEPTTALDVTVEAQVLELLAGLQQRLGMAMILISHDLELVGRYCQRVAVLYAGRVVEEGAAGALFEEPLHPYTRGLLASVPERGRPLQPIPGTVPDLRQPPPGCRFASRCPLVQAECQTRDPRLLPVGGRRVACPVVVEGVRAGA
- the nikC gene encoding nickel transporter permease; its protein translation is MAAWRQLWKNPLTAAGLVLALLLLAAALLAPVLAPYPADAGDAVHPDQRLEPPSARHWLGTDDLGRDLLSRILFGARLSLRAGLLAISLAVLIGVPLGALAGYAGGWLDEGIMRVTDIFLSFPPLLLAIVFAAMLEPSVNSATLAIALSWWPWYTRLVRGEAVSLRERPFVEAARAAGVRPLAIIARHILPNAWVPVVVQASLDFGSVILTFAALSFLGLGAQPPQPEWGLMISTGRTFFLDHPWYVTFPGLAIFLTVLAFNLLGDGLREALDPKGVRRVL
- a CDS encoding ABC transporter permease, whose amino-acid sequence is MGIAFWRYIVRRLVLAVGVLAGVTVVTFLAAQVIPADPAARWVGPHATAEQIARAREELGLDRPVPVQYVDYVARLLRGDWGTAVVTHQPVLSDLMAYLPPTLELVVASTLLAFLVGVPLGVVGARYRDRLPDHLSRLGAIAGVSMPTFWLALLLQLVFFRQLGWFPLQGRLDTTFQLVHPVRVITGAYVLDGLLVGDWALVVEAGRHLVLPAVALAAYPIGLVMRMVRASLAEVLAEDHIRNARALGVGEGTILFRYALKPALGPVLTVVGLSFGYSLTGAFLVEAVFGWPGLGRYAANALVAGDYPAIMGVTILVATAYVMLNLVVDVLQAWLDPRIALR
- a CDS encoding ABC transporter substrate-binding protein: MAALATVAVFAGGCGGNPAGQGQDTAGAGGDGANDVAVYASSSEVMVFWDPADSFSNEIIAMNNMYETLVRAQPDGTVKPLLATSWESSPDGLTWTFHLRQGVKFHGSGAEMTAEHVKKAIERTIRRGRGASFIWAPVDRIEAKDKYTVVFHLKYPAPLDLIAAAGYGAFIYDADYAESQGGEEWFNAGHDAGTGPYTVQSWTKGGDLVLTRFDDYWQGWDGKHFRHIVFRTIEDPGTRRQAVEAGEADFVNQLPFDSLEALANHPQVEVVTAPSYQNLLALLNTEKLKDRQVREALAWAFPYEAAVQDVAAGYATQARGVVPAGLWGHSADLPTRSQDLDKARQLLEQAGGIDHKLLITYTSGDDAQRQIAELYAANLRSLGVEVEVRGMPWEAQWDLAKSPQPEQRQDILLFYWWPEYPTPDTFFRNMFHSEDEIVFNLSYYRNPRFDQLIDEAAKVAATDRDRAVALYRQADQILFDDVPVIPIYDLQYARVKKRSLKGYVDNPAYPNVVFWYDVYRE
- a CDS encoding peroxiredoxin, whose translation is MLTPGDPAPDFTAVDDAGRLVRLADFRGRPVVLYFYPKDHTPGCTAEACHFRDRYADLEALGAVVLGVSPDLPATHRRFRQWHRLPFRLISDPDRRLAAAYGVRRDLPVIGRFVPLLDRVTFVIGPDGRVLDVLRGIPASRHAEKALEVLRAQLGR
- a CDS encoding GNAT family N-acetyltransferase; protein product: MGIDVRRAMPADAAGIARVQVATWRSTYRGLIPDAYLDAMEEEPRARWWQDVIARDAGDDGSSFVVVAVDGDGVPPGGGAGEGDGGGAGWEAGGAGYSEGSRERGAAAQEDGSRSAEPGRRGGATRKGDAPVETRGQVVGFAAAGPERSGHPEFRGELGAIYVLKEYQGRGVGRRLVAAVVRELLGRGHGSMLVWVLAQNPYRRFYESLGGVLVRSRTIEIGGVKLEEWGYGWPDLEGLLRRVEGQGG